From one Phycisphaerales bacterium genomic stretch:
- the rarD gene encoding EamA family transporter RarD — translation MSDAAADPLLSRSDAAARARAGVAYGLAAYLWWGVAPLYFKIIVARAPGREVLAHRILWSAVFLVSLVLIRRQGPALWRVLFRTPRVLVVLVGTAALICVNWYLFIWVHETGQVLQASLGYFINPLISVAMGYLILGERLRRLQVLAVAIAAAGVIYLSIASREAPVIALALACTFAAYGLIRKLVPVEAMVGQTVETLLLAPLCIGYLIWTGMNGGGAFGSGSGLTDTLLIAGGVITALPLLWFTCAARRLRLVTVGFLQYLAPSGQFLIAWLIFHEPLSTPRLVCFVIIWIALAIYSFDAIRGARTKPR, via the coding sequence ATGAGTGACGCGGCTGCTGATCCACTGCTGTCCAGAAGTGATGCCGCAGCGCGGGCTCGCGCAGGCGTCGCCTACGGACTCGCGGCCTATCTCTGGTGGGGCGTGGCGCCGCTCTACTTCAAGATCATCGTCGCCCGCGCGCCCGGCCGCGAGGTCCTGGCGCATCGCATTCTCTGGTCGGCGGTCTTTCTCGTCTCGCTCGTGCTCATCCGTCGGCAGGGGCCGGCGCTGTGGAGAGTGCTGTTTCGCACGCCGCGCGTGCTCGTGGTGCTCGTGGGTACGGCGGCGCTCATCTGCGTCAATTGGTACCTCTTCATCTGGGTGCACGAAACCGGCCAGGTGCTGCAGGCAAGCCTGGGCTACTTCATCAACCCGCTCATCAGTGTGGCGATGGGCTATCTGATTCTCGGCGAGCGTCTGCGGCGCCTGCAGGTGCTCGCCGTGGCGATCGCGGCTGCCGGCGTGATCTACCTCTCCATCGCCTCGCGCGAGGCGCCCGTCATCGCCCTGGCGCTGGCGTGCACTTTCGCGGCCTACGGCCTGATTCGCAAACTCGTTCCCGTCGAGGCGATGGTCGGACAGACGGTCGAAACGCTGCTGCTCGCCCCGCTGTGCATCGGCTATCTCATCTGGACGGGAATGAACGGCGGGGGAGCGTTTGGCAGCGGATCAGGGCTCACGGATACGCTGCTCATCGCCGGCGGTGTCATCACCGCGCTGCCGCTGTTGTGGTTCACCTGCGCAGCGCGCCGGCTGCGGCTGGTCACGGTCGGTTTCCTGCAATACCTCGCGCCCTCGGGCCAGTTCCTCATCGCCTGGCTCATCTTCCACGAACCACTGAGCACCCCCCGCCTCGTGTGCTTCGTCATCATCTGGATCGCGCTGGCGATCTATTCGTTTGACGCGATCCGCGGCGCAAGAACAAAGCCCAGGTAA
- the asnB gene encoding asparagine synthase (glutamine-hydrolyzing): protein MCGILGIIAPPGKRPSVSTDVAAGMRDCMRQRGPDDAGFAEHRNVLFAHRRLKVIDPDGGAQPMWSPDRRYLLIYNGELYNDAEIRRQLQQRYRIEFRTRCDTETLLHALIAWGSEALTRLRGMFAFALYDFVENRVLLARDPFGIKPLYYATIGREIVVASAPAAILAHPGMTSQPDAAVVSAYLSTIRTTLGRRTLFAGVHTALPGECIEVSFAGGQPRWKMHEYWCEPSLERTDIEFNDAAELVREAVIDSVAAHLRSDVPRCLLLSGGLDSAIIASVCRDLGASDALRTWCAADPDDCGEDRRFASRVAAQFGAQHHDTLVDADRFTGAWFDLIACNAIPVSTPNETAIRAVAAALKPHATVALSGEGADELFGGYALPILCGLDAIHAQQSDSPARFRAELAAQYGSPSLGSEAEHYLRSNSWIHTARKGSLLTDEVLKTAEYDRLLHEEIAAQFGRADEVDIRAEQRLLRVHQRINLSGLLGRLDTSTMAESVEGRTPFADVRLAELAATLPFEYKFGARPAADGGWSSAAQTLARGGVETKRVLRAAFARDIPLDVLQRPKASFPLSFQKWLAPAASWLPRAAAAGELFRRRDALALASDPGGQWLTLWPVLNIALWFELHWGDGLPSSDDLTGSAALAAASELG from the coding sequence ATGTGCGGCATCCTTGGAATCATCGCCCCGCCGGGAAAGCGGCCGAGCGTCTCGACAGACGTCGCGGCCGGCATGCGCGACTGCATGAGACAGCGCGGACCTGATGACGCCGGGTTCGCCGAGCACCGCAACGTGCTCTTTGCCCATCGCCGCCTGAAAGTGATCGACCCGGACGGCGGCGCGCAGCCCATGTGGTCGCCGGACCGGCGCTACCTGCTCATCTACAACGGCGAACTCTACAACGACGCGGAGATTCGGCGCCAACTCCAGCAGCGGTATCGCATCGAGTTCCGCACGCGCTGCGATACCGAAACACTCCTGCACGCACTTATCGCCTGGGGAAGCGAGGCGCTGACGCGGTTGCGAGGCATGTTCGCCTTTGCGCTCTACGACTTCGTCGAGAACCGGGTCTTGCTGGCTCGCGATCCGTTCGGGATCAAGCCGCTCTACTACGCCACCATCGGACGCGAGATCGTCGTCGCCAGCGCGCCCGCTGCCATCCTGGCCCACCCCGGCATGACGAGCCAGCCTGATGCGGCTGTGGTGTCCGCCTACCTCTCGACGATCCGCACGACGCTTGGCCGCCGGACTCTCTTTGCCGGCGTGCACACCGCGCTGCCCGGTGAGTGCATCGAGGTGTCCTTCGCGGGCGGGCAGCCGCGCTGGAAGATGCACGAATACTGGTGCGAGCCGTCGCTCGAACGTACGGATATCGAATTCAACGACGCGGCGGAACTGGTTCGAGAGGCGGTGATCGACTCGGTTGCGGCACATCTGCGCAGCGACGTGCCGCGCTGCCTGCTGCTGTCGGGCGGGCTGGACAGCGCGATCATCGCCTCCGTCTGCCGCGATCTGGGAGCCAGTGACGCTCTGCGGACCTGGTGCGCCGCCGACCCCGACGACTGCGGCGAGGACCGCCGCTTCGCGTCACGCGTCGCCGCGCAGTTTGGCGCGCAACATCACGACACGCTTGTGGATGCCGACCGATTCACCGGCGCCTGGTTCGATCTCATCGCCTGCAACGCCATCCCGGTGAGCACACCCAACGAGACGGCGATCCGGGCTGTCGCCGCGGCCCTCAAACCGCACGCGACCGTGGCGCTCAGCGGCGAGGGCGCTGATGAACTCTTCGGCGGCTATGCTCTGCCCATCCTCTGCGGCCTCGACGCCATCCACGCGCAGCAGTCCGATTCACCGGCGCGATTCCGCGCGGAACTCGCAGCGCAGTACGGCTCGCCGTCTCTGGGCAGCGAGGCGGAGCATTACCTTCGATCCAACTCGTGGATTCACACTGCGCGTAAAGGTTCGTTGTTGACGGACGAGGTGCTCAAGACCGCCGAGTACGACCGGCTGCTGCACGAGGAGATCGCCGCGCAGTTCGGCCGTGCTGATGAAGTCGATATTCGAGCCGAGCAGCGCCTGCTGCGCGTGCACCAGCGCATCAACCTGTCCGGACTGCTGGGCCGGCTCGACACATCGACGATGGCGGAAAGCGTCGAGGGCCGCACGCCGTTTGCCGATGTTCGTCTGGCGGAACTCGCCGCGACGCTCCCGTTCGAGTACAAGTTCGGCGCCCGACCGGCGGCGGATGGGGGATGGTCCAGCGCCGCGCAGACCCTGGCGCGCGGCGGGGTCGAAACCAAGCGCGTGCTCCGGGCCGCATTCGCGCGCGACATCCCCCTCGACGTGCTCCAGCGGCCCAAGGCAAGTTTCCCGCTTTCATTCCAGAAGTGGCTGGCTCCGGCGGCGTCGTGGCTGCCGCGGGCCGCCGCGGCTGGGGAGCTGTTCCGCCGGCGCGACGCCCTCGCCCTCGCGAGCGATCCCGGCGGCCAGTGGCTTACCCTGTGGCCCGTGCTCAATATCGCCCTCTGGTTTGAGTTGCACTGGGGCGACGGCCTGCCCAGTTCTGACGATCTGACGGGCAGCGCCGCACTCGCCGCTGCCTCCGAACTGGGGTGA
- a CDS encoding YcaQ family DNA glycosylase, with protein sequence MTAAQARLLLLDAQGLAAAPTGAADAQRVYDLVERMGFVQIDSINVVDRAHHLILAARLDRFRPAMLDRLVERDRLLFEHWTHDASLIPTKWYRHWLPRFNRQRTGKWWRERMGPKFPQVIAHVRERIAAEGPLLSRDFEHDRNGESGAWWGWKPQKAALEHLWRTGDLLIARRDNFQKVYDLAPRVLGEFTQSEPPTGEEQVEWACVTALQRLGCATPSEIAKFWNAISLAEARAWCDAALRVGRAVPVEVEAADGAKPRLAVAFHDWRSRLDAAPRPPKRARLLCPFDPVLRDRARAGRLFNFDYRFEAFVPEAMRRFGYYVMPVLDGDRLVARVDPKFHRDKGVLRIARLWWEPDVSVSDAMLSRIEAAVDRLARFVGADSWSIGRTSVRRSKRFAV encoded by the coding sequence ATGACCGCGGCGCAGGCGCGCCTGCTGCTGCTCGATGCGCAGGGCCTGGCCGCCGCGCCAACCGGCGCCGCCGATGCGCAGCGCGTCTACGACCTCGTCGAGCGCATGGGCTTCGTGCAGATCGACTCGATCAACGTCGTGGACCGCGCGCACCACCTCATTCTCGCGGCACGTCTCGATCGGTTTCGCCCGGCCATGCTCGACCGACTCGTCGAGCGCGACCGCCTGCTCTTCGAGCACTGGACGCACGATGCATCGCTCATCCCGACAAAGTGGTATCGCCACTGGCTGCCGCGCTTCAACCGCCAGCGCACCGGCAAGTGGTGGCGCGAGCGGATGGGGCCGAAGTTCCCGCAGGTGATTGCCCACGTGCGCGAGCGCATCGCCGCCGAGGGTCCCCTGCTCTCGCGCGACTTCGAGCACGATCGCAACGGAGAGTCCGGCGCCTGGTGGGGCTGGAAGCCGCAGAAGGCCGCCCTCGAGCATCTCTGGCGCACGGGCGATCTGCTCATTGCGCGGCGCGACAACTTTCAAAAGGTCTACGACCTCGCGCCGCGCGTGCTCGGCGAGTTCACGCAGTCTGAGCCGCCCACTGGTGAGGAGCAGGTCGAGTGGGCCTGTGTTACGGCGCTGCAGCGCCTGGGCTGCGCGACTCCCAGTGAAATAGCGAAGTTCTGGAATGCGATTTCCCTCGCCGAGGCTCGCGCCTGGTGCGACGCCGCGCTTCGGGTCGGCCGGGCGGTTCCCGTTGAAGTGGAGGCCGCCGATGGCGCCAAGCCGCGCCTCGCCGTGGCTTTTCACGACTGGCGCAGCCGTCTTGATGCGGCGCCGCGGCCGCCGAAGCGCGCTCGGCTGCTGTGCCCGTTCGATCCGGTGCTGCGCGACCGGGCTCGCGCCGGCCGGCTGTTCAACTTCGACTATCGCTTCGAAGCCTTCGTCCCCGAGGCGATGCGCCGCTTCGGTTATTACGTCATGCCGGTGCTCGACGGCGATCGGCTCGTGGCCCGCGTCGATCCGAAGTTCCATCGCGACAAGGGCGTGCTGCGCATCGCTCGACTCTGGTGGGAGCCGGATGTCAGCGTCAGCGACGCCATGCTCAGTCGCATCGAGGCAGCCGTGGATCGCCTCGCGCGCTTCGTCGGAGCCGACTCGTGGTCCATCGGCCGCACGAGCGTGCGGCGAAGCAAGAGGTTCGCCGTTTAG
- a CDS encoding tetratricopeptide repeat protein, which translates to MARWMAVLLIAASLWPIGCSNKRSLPELRADGQYALDHEHFQDALVAYQQVLEVKPEDTEANYGLGRAHLALGDPMRARTHLGIAYQQSSHNPDLTFQIGEQLAEAMARSGDQQGMVMFLRDAAQSRGEVRDYLLWGDMAAKYGDPDSAELAYRTAIRIEPTPTVLPYWKLATFYESIGKTEAATQRLRQAYWIEPENQQVIEKLETYFAVVGPSLKLAPDR; encoded by the coding sequence ATGGCACGGTGGATGGCCGTCCTGCTGATCGCCGCCTCACTCTGGCCGATTGGCTGTTCGAACAAGAGATCGCTCCCCGAATTGCGCGCCGACGGGCAGTACGCGCTCGACCACGAGCATTTTCAGGATGCGCTGGTCGCGTACCAGCAGGTTCTCGAGGTCAAGCCTGAGGATACCGAAGCGAACTACGGCCTCGGCAGGGCCCACCTCGCGCTGGGCGATCCGATGCGGGCTCGCACGCATCTGGGCATCGCTTATCAGCAGTCGAGCCACAACCCGGACCTCACGTTCCAGATTGGCGAGCAGCTGGCCGAAGCCATGGCCCGGAGCGGCGACCAGCAAGGCATGGTGATGTTCCTCAGGGACGCCGCCCAGAGCCGCGGCGAAGTGCGCGACTATCTCCTTTGGGGCGATATGGCCGCGAAATACGGCGACCCCGATTCGGCGGAACTCGCCTACCGCACCGCCATCCGCATCGAACCCACGCCCACCGTGCTGCCCTACTGGAAACTGGCCACCTTCTACGAATCGATCGGCAAGACCGAAGCCGCGACCCAGCGCCTGCGCCAGGCCTACTGGATTGAGCCGGAGAACCAGCAGGTCATCGAAAAACTCGAAACGTACTTCGCCGTGGTCGGTCCGAGTTTGAAACTCGCACCCGATCGCTGA
- the pheT gene encoding phenylalanine--tRNA ligase subunit beta, whose protein sequence is MIITAHWLNEYLDRPLDIDALVDALSGAGFGCESREDLPGGDTRLDIEITSNRGDCVSMVGLAREAAAVTGRQLRVPQTSRPEPVAASGVPVENLEHDLCPYYSARVIRGVRVGPSPDWLRQRIESIGQRSVNNVVDITNFVLFELGQPLHAFDLAKLSGPKIVIRRARKGENLTAIDGSKLTLDESMLAIADAQRPVALAGVMGGLDTEVSSATTDIILEAASFSGASVRATSRRLKLMSPSSYRFERGVHPATVAAAADRAAAMIAELCGGQWDGNAIVAAASLPEPPVVAMRCDRCRQIAGIEIGNEAMVGILARLGLNPALDGDGSQIRCTIAPHRLDLTREIDLIEEVVRIHGLDQIEPRDRIEIDVVGLQESVQRRRTVEQALTASGFFEVVTFSFLPMKDAEAFLHPGFELLTLQDDRRKAEPALQASVLPGLLRCRKRNQDLGQKEMRLFEKAACFATINGEKAEQVMLGLCLDAPDRQQGLRAMRSALDAVATALLGPAGSVRVDAQDIAWFEPGAGATVSIGDARLGIMGLLSRRQQANFDIETPLVVAELNFEALLALERREPALDTLSAYPSIQRDLSLVVDDSIPWMQIESGIETLDLANLESIRFVGVYRGKPVEKGRKSVTVRLTFRDPLRTLRHDEVDPQIAAVVAEMGRQVGAVLRE, encoded by the coding sequence ATGATCATCACTGCCCACTGGCTCAACGAGTATCTGGATCGCCCGCTTGACATCGATGCTCTGGTCGATGCCCTGTCCGGGGCAGGCTTCGGCTGCGAGTCGCGCGAAGACCTGCCGGGCGGCGACACGCGTCTGGACATCGAGATCACGTCCAACCGCGGAGATTGCGTCAGCATGGTCGGCCTGGCGCGTGAGGCCGCGGCGGTGACGGGCCGGCAACTCCGCGTTCCGCAGACATCGCGTCCGGAGCCGGTGGCCGCGTCGGGCGTGCCCGTCGAGAATCTCGAGCATGACCTCTGCCCGTACTACAGCGCCCGCGTCATTCGCGGCGTCAGAGTCGGCCCGAGTCCGGACTGGCTCAGGCAGCGTATCGAGTCCATCGGCCAGCGCAGCGTCAACAACGTCGTTGACATCACCAACTTCGTCCTCTTTGAACTTGGCCAGCCGCTGCACGCATTTGATCTGGCGAAACTGAGCGGCCCGAAGATCGTGATCCGCCGCGCCCGCAAGGGTGAAAACCTAACCGCCATCGATGGCTCGAAACTGACGCTCGACGAGTCCATGCTCGCCATCGCCGACGCGCAGCGGCCAGTGGCGCTGGCCGGCGTTATGGGAGGACTCGACACGGAGGTCAGCAGCGCGACGACTGACATCATCCTCGAGGCCGCGTCATTCAGCGGCGCCAGCGTGCGCGCCACGAGCCGGCGGCTCAAACTCATGTCGCCGTCGAGTTATCGCTTCGAGCGCGGCGTTCATCCGGCCACGGTGGCCGCGGCCGCGGACCGCGCTGCGGCGATGATCGCCGAGCTGTGCGGCGGCCAATGGGATGGCAACGCCATCGTGGCGGCCGCATCGCTGCCCGAACCACCCGTGGTCGCGATGCGATGCGATCGCTGCCGGCAGATCGCCGGGATCGAAATTGGCAACGAAGCGATGGTCGGCATTCTTGCGAGGCTCGGCCTGAACCCCGCACTGGACGGCGACGGGTCGCAAATCAGGTGCACGATCGCGCCGCATCGACTCGATCTGACTCGCGAGATCGATCTGATCGAGGAAGTCGTGCGCATTCACGGCCTCGACCAGATCGAGCCGCGCGATCGAATCGAGATCGACGTCGTCGGACTTCAGGAGTCGGTGCAGCGGCGCCGCACGGTCGAGCAGGCGCTTACGGCCAGTGGCTTCTTTGAAGTCGTGACCTTTTCATTCCTGCCGATGAAGGACGCCGAAGCGTTCCTGCATCCCGGATTTGAATTGCTCACACTGCAGGACGACCGCCGCAAGGCCGAGCCGGCGCTTCAGGCCAGCGTGCTGCCGGGTCTGCTGCGCTGCCGCAAGCGCAATCAGGATCTCGGTCAGAAGGAAATGCGCCTTTTTGAGAAGGCGGCGTGCTTTGCGACCATCAATGGCGAGAAGGCCGAGCAGGTCATGCTCGGGTTGTGCCTCGACGCACCCGATCGGCAGCAGGGGCTGCGCGCCATGCGCAGCGCGCTAGACGCCGTCGCGACGGCCTTGCTCGGACCTGCCGGATCGGTGCGAGTGGATGCGCAAGACATCGCGTGGTTCGAGCCGGGCGCAGGGGCGACCGTCAGCATCGGCGACGCGAGGCTGGGCATCATGGGACTTCTGAGCCGCCGGCAGCAGGCGAACTTCGACATCGAGACGCCGCTGGTCGTCGCCGAACTCAACTTTGAAGCCCTGCTCGCTCTTGAGCGTCGGGAGCCGGCCCTGGACACCCTTTCGGCCTACCCCTCGATCCAGCGGGATCTGTCGCTCGTGGTCGATGACTCCATTCCCTGGATGCAGATTGAGAGTGGGATCGAAACGCTCGACCTGGCCAATCTCGAGTCCATCCGTTTCGTGGGTGTTTATCGGGGCAAGCCAGTCGAAAAGGGCCGCAAGAGCGTCACGGTGCGTCTGACGTTTCGCGATCCACTGCGGACCCTCCGCCACGATGAGGTCGATCCCCAGATTGCAGCGGTGGTGGCGGAAATGGGCCGGCAGGTCGGCGCCGTTTTGCGTGAATAG
- a CDS encoding metalloregulator ArsR/SmtB family transcription factor, giving the protein MASTAPRQRLTDRLALLSEMTRLRLLRLLEIEELGVGELASILQLPQSTVSRHLKSLLEGGWIVRRSEGTASMYRLVNESLSEEARELWQLTRRQLGEPPQVRQDEHRLKQILAKRETDTIAYFGRVGGEWDAIRSELFGSSFVDEALLALLPPQWTVADLGCGTGDIAVRLATLVETVHLVDMSKAMLAAARKRLARHKNVHFHHSDLTGLPLDDASVDAAIISLVLHHVNHPATAIREAARILKPGGRLLVIDMLEHDREQYRQTMGHKWLGFKPAEMSEWFTAAGLGHLRTVHLPSDPQAKGPDLFVMAGSRGA; this is encoded by the coding sequence ATGGCATCCACCGCACCTCGCCAACGCCTGACTGACCGCCTCGCGCTGCTGAGCGAAATGACGCGCCTGCGCCTGCTTCGGCTGCTCGAGATTGAGGAACTCGGCGTCGGCGAACTCGCATCCATTCTGCAACTGCCCCAGAGCACCGTCAGCCGGCATCTCAAGTCGCTGCTTGAAGGCGGCTGGATCGTGCGCCGCTCCGAAGGCACGGCCAGCATGTACCGCCTCGTGAACGAATCGCTGAGCGAGGAAGCGCGCGAACTGTGGCAACTCACCCGCAGGCAACTCGGCGAGCCGCCGCAGGTGCGCCAGGATGAGCATCGCCTCAAGCAGATCCTCGCCAAGCGCGAGACGGACACGATTGCCTACTTCGGCCGCGTGGGCGGCGAGTGGGACGCGATCCGCAGCGAACTGTTCGGCTCGAGCTTTGTGGATGAGGCCCTGCTGGCTCTTCTGCCTCCTCAGTGGACCGTGGCCGATCTTGGCTGCGGCACCGGCGACATTGCCGTGCGCCTGGCCACGCTGGTCGAGACGGTGCATCTCGTGGACATGAGCAAAGCGATGCTCGCCGCCGCCCGCAAGCGCCTTGCCAGGCACAAGAACGTCCACTTCCACCACAGCGATCTCACGGGCCTGCCGCTCGATGATGCCAGTGTGGATGCAGCAATCATCTCGCTCGTCCTGCACCACGTGAACCACCCGGCGACGGCGATCCGCGAAGCCGCGCGCATCCTCAAGCCCGGCGGCCGCCTGCTCGTCATCGACATGCTCGAACACGACCGCGAGCAGTACCGCCAAACGATGGGCCACAAGTGGCTCGGCTTCAAGCCGGCGGAGATGAGCGAGTGGTTCACCGCCGCGGGCCTGGGCCATCTCCGGACCGTCCACCTGCCCTCTGACCCACAGGCCAAGGGCCCGGACCTGTTCGTCATGGCCGGTTCGCGCGGGGCATAG
- a CDS encoding calcium/sodium antiporter, producing MLIPLLLLILGLVMLIVGGDLLVRGASTMARVLGVSELVVGLTVVAFGTSAPELAVNVLAAWEDKGDISFGNIVGSNIANIGLILGIAALIRPLQIRSQVIRRELPMMLLATIAVCVMAADNWLRASAGAFDRSDGLIMLLLFGVFLYYTAAEVLYKSSPEDTIRTESAQVLDQVAPESKDRSLAVSAVMSIVGLGLLIGGGQVTVEQATMLALSFGVPQVVVGLTLVAVGTSLPELVTSVVAVYRGQSDIAVGNVIGSNIFNLLLIMGVSSAVRPIPVPAGGWFDLIWLAGLSFVLVPMVLTANQRLIRREGLFLLLAYAAYISWRVLMVHNGN from the coding sequence ATGCTGATTCCGCTGCTGCTGCTCATTCTCGGCCTCGTCATGCTGATCGTCGGCGGCGATCTGCTCGTGCGCGGCGCCTCGACGATGGCCCGCGTCCTGGGCGTATCCGAACTGGTCGTCGGCCTGACGGTCGTCGCGTTCGGGACCAGCGCGCCCGAACTGGCTGTCAACGTTCTCGCGGCCTGGGAGGACAAGGGCGACATTTCGTTTGGCAACATCGTTGGCAGCAACATCGCCAACATAGGGCTCATCCTCGGCATCGCCGCGCTCATTCGACCGCTGCAGATCCGCAGCCAGGTCATCCGCCGCGAACTGCCCATGATGCTTCTGGCCACGATCGCCGTGTGCGTAATGGCGGCCGACAACTGGCTCCGCGCCAGCGCCGGGGCGTTCGATCGCAGCGACGGGCTCATCATGCTGCTGCTCTTTGGCGTGTTTCTGTACTACACCGCGGCCGAGGTGCTCTACAAGTCCAGTCCCGAGGACACTATTCGGACCGAGTCGGCCCAGGTGCTCGATCAAGTCGCGCCCGAGAGCAAAGATCGGTCGCTGGCGGTGAGCGCTGTCATGAGCATTGTCGGTCTCGGGCTGCTCATCGGCGGCGGGCAGGTGACAGTGGAGCAGGCCACAATGCTGGCGCTGTCCTTTGGAGTGCCGCAGGTTGTCGTGGGCCTGACGCTCGTGGCCGTGGGCACCAGCCTGCCGGAACTGGTTACGTCGGTGGTGGCGGTGTACCGCGGCCAGTCAGACATAGCTGTGGGCAATGTGATCGGCTCGAACATCTTCAACCTGCTGCTCATCATGGGTGTGAGTTCGGCCGTTCGACCTATCCCTGTTCCGGCCGGAGGGTGGTTCGATCTCATCTGGCTGGCGGGGCTGTCGTTTGTGCTCGTGCCGATGGTGCTCACGGCAAACCAGCGCCTGATCCGGCGCGAAGGGCTCTTCCTGCTGCTCGCGTACGCGGCGTATATCTCCTGGCGCGTGCTCATGGTGCACAATGGAAACTGA
- a CDS encoding adenosylhomocysteinase yields the protein MTTATATRPSSAGAKADRPAFKVKDLSLAEWGRKEIMLAEDEMPGLMACRTKYGPSKPLKGLKIMGSLHMTVQTAVLIETLTELGADVRWVSCNIFSTQDHAAAAVVVGRPESGGTPENPKGVPVFAWKGETLEEYWWCTEQAIFWPDGSGPDQIVDDGGDATLLVHKGLEFEKAGKIPAFDADNDPEEWGVILNLLRDIAKRDPGAWKRIAPGIQGVSEETTTGVHRLYEMQKAGTLLFPAINVNDSVTKSKFDNLYGCRHSLVDGLNRATDVMLSGKVAMICGYGDVGKGCAQALKGQGCRIVIAEIDPICALQAAMEGYQVGTVEDWADKADIFITTTGNFNILTAAHMAKMKDKAIVGNIGHFDNEIDMAGLKKTKGIKKTNIKPQYDMWTFPDGHSVLILAEGRLLNLGCATGHPSFVMSASFTNQVLAQIELAQNQQQYEKKVYTLPKILDEEVARLHLGKLGAKLTKLTDKQAAYIGVPVEGPYKPEHYRY from the coding sequence ATGACCACCGCCACTGCGACTCGCCCCAGTTCCGCCGGCGCCAAGGCTGACCGGCCCGCCTTCAAGGTCAAGGACCTCAGTCTCGCCGAGTGGGGCCGCAAGGAGATCATGCTTGCCGAGGACGAGATGCCCGGCCTCATGGCCTGCCGCACCAAGTACGGCCCGAGCAAGCCCCTCAAGGGCCTCAAGATCATGGGCAGCCTGCACATGACCGTGCAGACCGCCGTGCTCATCGAGACGCTGACCGAACTCGGCGCTGATGTCCGCTGGGTCTCGTGCAACATCTTCAGCACCCAGGATCACGCCGCCGCGGCCGTGGTGGTCGGTCGACCGGAGTCCGGCGGCACGCCTGAGAATCCCAAAGGCGTTCCCGTCTTCGCATGGAAGGGCGAGACGCTTGAAGAGTACTGGTGGTGCACCGAGCAGGCGATCTTCTGGCCCGATGGCTCCGGCCCGGACCAGATCGTCGATGACGGCGGCGACGCGACGCTGCTCGTTCACAAGGGACTCGAGTTCGAGAAGGCCGGCAAGATCCCTGCCTTCGACGCCGACAATGACCCTGAAGAATGGGGCGTGATTCTCAACCTGCTTCGTGACATCGCCAAGCGCGACCCCGGCGCGTGGAAGCGCATCGCGCCTGGCATCCAGGGCGTCTCCGAAGAAACCACGACCGGCGTGCACCGCCTCTACGAGATGCAGAAGGCCGGCACGCTGCTCTTCCCCGCCATCAACGTCAACGACTCGGTCACCAAGAGCAAGTTTGACAACCTCTACGGCTGCAGGCACTCACTCGTAGACGGGCTGAACCGCGCCACCGACGTCATGCTCTCGGGCAAAGTGGCGATGATCTGCGGCTACGGCGACGTGGGCAAGGGTTGCGCTCAGGCGCTCAAGGGCCAAGGCTGCCGCATCGTGATTGCCGAGATCGATCCGATCTGCGCGCTGCAGGCCGCAATGGAAGGCTACCAGGTCGGCACGGTCGAAGACTGGGCGGACAAGGCCGACATCTTCATCACGACGACGGGCAACTTCAACATCCTCACCGCAGCGCACATGGCGAAGATGAAGGACAAAGCCATCGTCGGCAACATCGGCCACTTCGACAACGAGATCGACATGGCCGGGCTCAAGAAGACCAAGGGCATCAAGAAGACCAACATCAAGCCTCAGTACGACATGTGGACCTTCCCAGACGGCCACAGCGTGCTCATCCTGGCCGAAGGTCGCCTGCTCAACCTCGGCTGCGCCACGGGCCATCCGTCGTTTGTGATGAGCGCTTCGTTCACCAACCAGGTGCTCGCCCAGATCGAGTTGGCGCAGAACCAGCAACAGTACGAGAAGAAGGTGTACACGCTGCCCAAGATTCTCGATGAGGAGGTTGCCCGCCTGCACCTGGGCAAACTCGGCGCGAAACTGACCAAACTCACCGACAAGCAGGCCGCGTACATCGGCGTCCCGGTCGAAGGGCCATACAAGCCCGAGCATTACCGGTATTGA